The sequence below is a genomic window from Mobula hypostoma chromosome X1, sMobHyp1.1, whole genome shotgun sequence.
tccctttgttctactgcactcctcagtgccctaccattcactgtgtaagacttaccctggttggtcctactgacgtgcaacatctcgcacttgtctgcattaagttgcaactgccatttttcagccaatttttccagctggtccaaatcccactgcaagctttgatggccttcctcgctgtccactacactcaatcttggtgttatctgcaaatttgctgatttaccattatcatccagatcattgatacagatgacaaacaacaatggacccagcactgatccctgcagcactccactagtcacaggcctccagtcagagaggcaaccacctaccaccactttctgccttctcctacaaagctaatgtctaatccaatttactcccCAATCTGGAATGATGAGTGACTGAACCTCCTTAAGCAACCTCCCTCactggaccttgtcaaatgcccatgtagacaacatccactgccttgccttcatcaactttcctggtaacttcctcgaagaactctaaagATTAGTTGGACACTactgccatgctgactatccctaatcactccatgtctatccaaatactcatatctggtcccttagaatacttcacagtactgatgtcagattcactggcctataatttcctgatttaactttacagcctttcttgaacagcggaacaacactagctatcctctaatcctctggtacctcacttgtcgctgaggatgatttaaatatctatgCTAGGGctcctacaatttctgcacttgcctccctgtgtctgagggaacaccttatcaggccctggggatttatccaccctaatttgccttaaaACAGCAAATGCcacctcctttgtaatctgtatggGCTCCACTATACCTCGCTGCTCCTTTGCCTcccttctatagattctgtggcTGTCTCTtccaagtaaatacaaatgcaaaaaaatctatttttaagatcttccccatatcttttagctccacacatagatcaccattctgatcttccagaagaccacttttgtcctttgcaatcttTTGCTCTCAACATACCTGTGGAATCCCTGGTTCACTTTGTCTGGCGGGGCAACCTCACACCTTTTAGCTCTCTTGATttctttaaccatataaccatataacaattatagcacggaagCAGGCTATCTCGGCACTTCTAGTCTTAAGTGTTCTCATGCATTTCTTGTACTTCATcagcatctcatttgttcctacctgctatcCACCTCCCATTTTTTtccttaaccaaggcctcaatatctcgaCAGCCAACATTCCCTACACCTGTTAGCTGGAAGAACGGAGAACTATGTTCACTGCTTAACAATAGGGGGCtgcccagttaaaacagagataaaaCATGATAGCTTCTCTCTATGAATCTTTGGAACTTTTCTTGAAAGGAATGCAGAGGTTTGTCAATTCTTAAAAAGCAAGGGGTGTAAGTTTACGTAGGCTGACAGTAATGTGGAATTCAGTTACATTTGCCATGATACTAATTGGTATAGCAGGTTTGAAGAGATAAATGTGTTTTACTGTGTCTAATCTACCTGTCTGTTGTTGGGTGGACAGAAGGGTTATAGTGTGTGGTGCAGGAAAAATATCCCACACATAGTACAAATGATTGGGAGCAGTTCTACCTGGGTACTGGAAAGGTACAGCACGATTCAGCCGAGTCTGGTATTCGGCAATGGGGCTCACCAGTGGCGTCAGTAAAGCTGAAACCAGAACACATGGACGTTACATGACCTTCCCATCATCACTCGCTGCCCCTTCCACCTCCCCCACCTGCTAACCCCACCCTCTATCCCTTACCCCCACTCCCCATCCCAACCTCGACCTCTACTCCCAACACCACTCAACCCCACCCCTCTACCTACTACCCCCCACACTCCCATCCCAACCTCTATCCCCCTTACCCCCCCCACCCTATCCCAACCTCTATCCCCTACCCACCCCACTCACCAACGATGCCGATTGCGAACGAGGTGACGATTACCGGCTCCTTTGCCCACGCCTTCTTCAGCAGAGCAGCGATATCTAGATAAAGGGATAGAGGGTCGGGTAAGGGTTAGGAGAAGAGGTCAGAGGAATAGGGAACGGAATCAGACCTCACACCCCCCGCCCCTTACCCCTGGCCGAAGACCGACCTGCTACAGTCACGGTATACCGAGGGCCCCctaccacacccccacctccGCGAGATTCCTCTCGGACTTCACGGTGACCCACTACCCGCTCACTCACTGCGCACCACCGCCATCTTTCTTTTTCGTCACCGCGTAAGACCCACCTTGTTCATGATGTCATGGCTGACGAGTTCACTCTAAGATGTCTCCGGGCAGACCCCGCCTCGTCCTGTGACTTCTATGCGCTGTGCGCGGGCGTGTTAGTGTCGTGATAGGTGATCGGCGGTTCCGCGCGCGGTACCGGGTGCAGCCGGTCCTTTGTTTGTGCAGAATGTCCACATCCTTACATTCACTGCatagtcaacttcccagctcagaGTCCCTTGAACGAATATTATCTGTCGTCACCAGGcactcagtttaaaaaaaagacttgccCCACACACCGTTGGACTTAACTGCTCTCACATTAAGTCATGCTGTCAGGTATTAGACATTTCGATTCCGAGAAAAAGATACCGacttgtctactctatctgtgcctctcatgatATTATACATTTCTATCCTATCTCCCTTCATCCTCTAGAACtccagagggggagggggaaaaacaagtttgtccaatcttatgcagttactaataaaaatatttagcTCCCTGTAAAAATATTTAgctcccaaccctttgttcacataaataagtattacaaccaacgattttgatcaatttaattgaAAATGTTTATTTAAATATCACATTCTCCCTTTTTTCCCCacaaaaaaatggaaaattgtaaagcatgaaagaCTTGCTCAAACTGTGCTAGCTTAGTTAAGGAGCATCAGTGAAAAGCAATCTCAAGATCTTACCAGAAATATTCGATTGGGATATggtcactcaaggacatcaattttatTCATTTGAACCACTCCGTGCTTgccctggcagtgtgctttgggttgttgtcctgtgAAAAGACTAACTTCTTCCCTAGTTTATGCTTTCTGGCAGGTTTTTATCCTGAATCTCTCTGTATTTGGCAGCATTCATCTTCTCATCAAAattcctgaccagatttccagtccctactgctgaaaagcatccccatagcatgatgctacctccaccatacactatggtagggatggtgttacctggctgatgtgaagcattagatttatgccacatgtaCCATTTAGTGTTGAGGCTAAaaattccactttagtctcatccgaccacaagaccttcttccacatctttacagtcaGTATCTTCTAAGCGATGCTtacaaagtctttacaggcaaggatgtactttttttttagccagggcttcttccttgccactcttccataaatacccgttttgtgcaaggccttagagattgtgtagccatgaacttcatctccagttgaaACCACTGACTTCTGCcactcactcagagtgactgttggcattcacagtagcctctcttacaagtgccattcctctcccgtgactaagtttagagcagggattcccaacctatTTTACACTATGGGCCAATACTATCAAACGAGGGGGCCGTGGACCCGGGGTTTAGAGGGACCTAGGcattgtggctgtggtttcatatttttctgcttttatttagtTAACAAGTGATTGCACAGAGGCATGtccagtgcctttgagatggccttgtacccttccccagagtAGTGCTCATCTATTATCATTGAATTGATTTGTCTCAAatcctcttttgtcttcattttggtttggtctgttaaaAATCTTCCATACTGTTAGACCTGACAGAGAGGAGAggatatttattcttatgaattcattgaaaacaggtgaccttccaattttctacatcaaattgggtgagttggttaGGTAAAATACAGTACATTGCatctgaggaaagttagtgtgggTAATTACAAACTGCCTCAAGTTTGGTTTTAATTTTTAGCAAATTGTTGACCAGTTTTGGaacttttcttttgatttgacatgatgcaatgttttgtagatcaactcaaaatcctacttcaatacattttaaatttagaaaatgagacggtaaaatgtgaaaatagttgtaaaATGCATTTACAAAGCAATGTAGCACCTGTCctctaataagaccataagatataggagcagaagtaggccattcagcccatcgagtctgctccaccattcaatcatggactgatccaattcttccagtcatccccactcccctgccttctccccataacctttgatgccctggctaatcaagaacctatctatctctgccttaaatactgaCTGGCCTcaacagccgctcatggcaacaaatttcacagatttgccaccctgtgactaaagtaatttctctgcatctctgttctaaatggacgtccttcaatcctgaaatcgtgccctcttgtcctggactcccctaccatgggaaatacctTTACCATAtcaaatctgttcaggccttttaacattcggaatgtttctatgagattcccccctcccccattagaaacatagaaaacctacagcacaatacaggccctttggcccacaaagttgtgccgaacatgtccttaccttagaaattactaggcttacccatagccctctatttttctaaggtccatgtatccatccagaagtctcttaaaagaccctgtcatttcCGCTTcaaccaccgctgccggcagcccattccacgcactcaccactttctgcggaaaaaaaaacaacttagccctgacatctcctctgtacctacttccaagcaccttaaaactatgccctctcgtgctagccatttcagccctgggaaaaagcctctgactatccacacgatcaatgtcgctcattatcttgtacacctctatcgggtcacctctcatcctccgtcactccaaggagaaaaggctgagttcactcaacctattctcataaggcatgcttcccaatccaggcaacatccttgtaaatctcctctgcaccctttctatggtttccacatccttcctgtagtgaggtgaccagaactgagcacagtactccaagtggggtctgaccagggtcctgtatagctgcaacattacctctctgctcttaaactcaatcccatgattgatgaaggccaatgcaccatatgccaccttaaccacagagtcaacctgcacaccagctttgagtgtcctatggacttggaccccaagatccctctgatcctccacactgccaagagtattgTCATTAATGctattttctgccatcatatttgacctaccaaaatgaaccatctcacacaatgaactccatctgccacttctcagccgagttttgcatcctatcaatgtctgacagccttccacactatgcacaacacccccaacctttgtgtcatcagcaaacttactaacccatccctccacttcctcatccaggtcacttataaaaatcacgaagagtaggggtcccagaacagatccctgaggcacaccgctggtggccaacctccatgcagaatatgacccgtctacaaccactctttgctttctgtgtgcaagccagttctggatccacaaagcaatgtccccttggatctcatgcctctttactttctcaataagccttgcatggggtaccctatcaaatgccttgctgaaattcatatatactacatctactgcttgaccttcatcagtgtgtttagtcacatcctcagaaaattcaatcaggctcgtaaggcacgacctgcctttgacaaagccatgttgactatacctaatcatattatacctctccaaatgttctcctgaactccagggaatacagcccaagagctgccagatgttcctcatacggtaaccctttcattccaggaaccattcttgtgaatcttctctgaaccctctccaatgtcagtatatcctttctcaaataaggagcccaaaactgcctctagaaatgaatgccaacattgcatttgccttcttcacaaccaactcaacctggtggttaaccttcagggtaccttgcacaaggactcccaagttcctttgcatgtttgcattttgaattctctctccatctaattaatagtctgcccgtttatttcttccaccaaagtgcatgaccctacactttcgaacattgtatttcatttgccacttctttgcccattcccctaaacaatctaagtctctctgcaggctctctgtttcctcaacactacccgctcctccacctatctttgtatcatcagcaaatttagccacaaatccattaatcccatagtccaaatcattgacatacatcataaaaagcaatggtcccaagactgacccctgtggaactccactggtaaccagcagccagccagaatgcgatccctttattcccactctgttttctactgatcagctaatgctccacccacgctagtaactcccttgtaattccatgggttattatcttgctaagcagcttcatgtgtggcaccttgttgaaggccttcggaaaatccaagtacaccacatctaccgcatctcctttgtctaccctaatccaggtaacatcttggtaaacctc
It includes:
- the ndufa3 gene encoding NADH dehydrogenase [ubiquinone] 1 alpha subcomplex subunit 3, with the protein product MAVVRNIAALLKKAWAKEPVIVTSFAIGIVALLTPLVSPIAEYQTRLNRAVPFQYPVPVRDDGSMPNIPSHPSEKIGPSLEWMKKL